One Buteo buteo chromosome 4, bButBut1.hap1.1, whole genome shotgun sequence DNA segment encodes these proteins:
- the SHLD2 gene encoding shieldin complex subunit 2 isoform X1, producing the protein MSKRPQIHIFVGAPCIPGLLEVSEQSSSAPAAENWRELCCLYDTHSLFSEKVKDADHLVFQAESSVVTALPTNDDGSQQSEQGRLMDTKEYLSLVPAAVTCTSTPKTTESLIYSDFQIPKDRCTHGNVSQAADQHLPQKFAESARQDKQSHGCCSDLTERKASHLEVNSSDISDLVASTKQITIHLRPVGQGVQSDCRSDQHEHLSQYLDMFFPPNQELKPKGEPSDCSDFTVSTDTEFHSIMTSSQMAVFAQDWNEMQNRIIKLSETGKKPEERQCDHFQFFSDVGTCLNVPENECKEEYKSSLELFSSESDGKNVCFEAAKQEGSAQENTEKSQELNVPGEQFVNEICIEPLSSGVLCSQVDSCHRSSSKIARKCEDSFHIFHSAFKRQLKSKRAKLNSSPADPGMKVDQERMTVFKKLQKKLSPLKNCCSKNQKYNVLVTIVHPCHIKEIQVKSRPKSSRKVPVATIVVIDQSEIERKVVLWHGAAFWSLTVFPGDIVLLTDIIMYENLWCGEIMLQSTFASQLLNLGNCSALNPEEFYPIVDGGVLHSLLAYISSEFPHFGDIPQRQVQRLDSVQYMQLDQLQANTLVHSILKIINIVVLTESVYSYRGGSQRKIILTVEQNRDQHYRMVLWGAGAAWCPQLQRKKDHIWDFRYLLVQHSSVSGDFELHTTPWSSCECLFDDDKRAIEFKEKFQKSKASLMQMTKLSAHLEEKCSGVIQVKARILELKFTISTGQYKQLVFHADTSLECVLASLPMITYSGCAKCGLELQADENMIYKQCVRCLPYNKVKMFYRPALMTVEDGGYEIYVHVVSELMEKIFLNIPADWLNRLVVPSSDMIYSTIVADLCHLLLSDKEASYLLEIRSHFVLDENSYPLQKDFHLLDFHPDL; encoded by the exons atgtcaaaaagacctcaaattcatatttttgtgGGAGCACCCTGTATTCCAGGCCTGCTGGAGGTGTCAGAGCAAAGCAGCTCAGCACCTGCTGCTGAAAACTGGAGAGAACTCTGCTGTTTGTATGATACACATagtcttttttctgaaaaagtcaAAGATGCTGACCACTTAGTGTTTCAGGCAGAAAGCTCTGTAGTCACAGCACTTCCTACAAATGATGATGGCTCTCAACAGTCTGAACAGGGGAGATTAATGGATACAAAAGAATATTTGTCTCTTGTACCTGCGGCAGTAACTTGTACCAGCACACCTAAGACCACCGAAAGtttaatttattctgattttcaaaTACCTAAAGACAGATGCACACATGGAAATGTAAGCCAGGCTGCAGATCAACACCTTCCACAAAAATTTGCAGAATCAGCTAGGCAAGATAAACAATCACATGGCTGTTGTTCAGACctcactgaaagaaaagctaGTCATTTAGAAGTCAACAGCTCTGACATTTCTGATTTGGTTGCCAGTACTAAGCAGATTACCATACACCTAAGGCCTGTGGGACAAGGTGTTCAATCGGATTGTAGAAGTGATCAGCATGAACATCTAAGTCAATATCTGGATatgtttttccccccaaatcaAGAGTTAAAACCAAAAGGAGAACCAAGTGATTGTTCAGACTTTACAGTGTCAACAGATACTGAATTTCATAGTATAATGACATCAAGTCAGATGGCTGTTTTTGCACAAGATTGGAATGAGATGCAGAACAGAATCATAAAACTATCAGAAACAggcaaaaaacctgaagaacGGCAGTGTGATcacttccaatttttttctgatgttggAACATGTCTTAATGTGCCTGAAAATGAATGTAAGGAAGAGTATAAAAGTTCCCTTGAACTTTTCAGCTCTGAGAGTGATgggaaaaatgtttgctttgaagctgcaaaacaggaaggaagtgctcaggaaaatacagagaagtCTCAAGAACTTAATGTTCCTGGTGAGCAATTTGTAAATGAAATCTGTATTGAACCATTGAGCTCAGGAGTATTGTGCTCTCAAGTAGACAGTTGTCACAGGAGCTCTTCTAAAATAGCCCGGAAGTGTGAAGattcctttcatatttttcactCAGCATTCAAAAGACAGCTGAAATCAAAGAGAGCTAAACTGAATTCTTCTCCAGCTGATCCTGGGATGAAAGTGGATCAAGAGAGGATGACAGTGTTCAAGaaacttcaaaagaaattatcaCCACTTAAGAATTGCTGCAGTAAAAATCAAAAGTACAATGTTTTGGTCACAATAGTACATCCTTGTCATATCAAAGAAATACAGGTGAAGAGTAGACCAAAATCTTCACGTAAAGTTCCTGTAGCAACAATTGTAGTTATTGACCAGTCAGAAATTGAGAGAAAGGTGGTGCTGTGGCATGGTGCTGCGTTTTGGTCACTCACTGTGTTTCCTGGGGATATTGTACTGCTTACAG ataTAATAATGTATGAGAATCTTTGGTGTGGAGAAATCATGCTGCAATCTACATTTGCCAGTCAGTTACTGAATCTGGGGAACTGCTCAGCTCTCAATCCAGAAGAAT TTTATCCTATAGTGGATGGTGGTGTTCTCCATAGCTTACTGGCATACATATCATCAGAATTTCCACACTTTGGAGACATTCCACAAAGACAAGTTCAGAGGCTGGATAGTGTTCAGTATATGCAGCTAGACCAGCTCCAGGCAAATACATTGGTTCACTCTATCTTGAAAATTATCAACATTGTTGTATTAACAG AATCTGTGTATAGCTACAGAGGTGGcagccaaagaaaaattattctaacagtagaacagaacagagaTCAACACTATAGGATGGtgctgtggggagcaggagctgcctggtgCCCTcaacttcaaaggaaaaaag atCACATATGGGACTTTAGATACCTTCTGGTCCAACATAGTTCTGTCTCAGGTGACTTTGAACTGCACACAACTCCATGGTCATCCTGTGAGTGCTTGTTTGATGATGACAAAAGGGCAattgaatttaaagaaaagtttcagaaaagcaaagcatccCTCATGCAAATGACAAAGCTCTCAGCAcatttggaggaaaaatgctCAG GAGTGATTCAAGTGAAAGCCCGTATCTTAGAACTGAAGTTTACCATTTCAACTGGTCAATACAAGCAACTCGTCTTCCATGCTGACACTTCACTGGAGTGTGTTTTGGCTTCTCTGCCTATGATTACATATTCAGGTTGTGCTAAATGTGGTTTGGAACTACAGGCAGATGAGAACATGATCTACAAGCAATGTGTTCGATGTTTGCCATAcaacaaagtaaaaatgttCTACAG ACCTGCTTTGATGACAGTAGAAGATGGAGGATATGAAATCTATGTTCATGTGGTGTCTGAGTTGATGGAAAAAATCTTCCTAAATATTCCTGCAGACTGGCTGAACAGATTAGTAG TGCCCTCTTCAGATATGATCTACAGCACAATAGTAGCAGATCTGTGTCATTTGCTACTATCGGATAAGGAAGCATCCTATTTGTTGGAAATTAGGAGCCATTTTGTGCTAGATGAAAACAGCTATCCTTTGCAAAAGGATTTCCATCTGCTAGATTTTCATCCTGATCTTTGA
- the SHLD2 gene encoding shieldin complex subunit 2 isoform X2, with product MSKRPQIHIFVGAPCIPGLLEVSEQSSSAPAAENWRELCCLYDTHSLFSEKVKDADHLVFQAESSVVTALPTNDDGSQQSEQGRLMDTKEYLSLVPAAVTCTSTPKTTESLIYSDFQIPKDRCTHGNVSQAADQHLPQKFAESARQDKQSHGCCSDLTERKASHLEVNSSDISDLVASTKQITIHLRPVGQGVQSDCRSDQHEHLSQYLDMFFPPNQELKPKGEPSDCSDFTVSTDTEFHSIMTSSQMAVFAQDWNEMQNRIIKLSETGKKPEERQCDHFQFFSDVGTCLNVPENECKEEYKSSLELFSSESDGKNVCFEAAKQEGSAQENTEKSQELNVPGEQFVNEICIEPLSSGVLCSQVDSCHRSSSKIARKCEDSFHIFHSAFKRQLKSKRAKLNSSPADPGMKVDQERMTVFKKLQKKLSPLKNCCSKNQKYNVLVTIVHPCHIKEIQVKSRPKSSRKVPVATIVVIDQSEIERKVVLWHGAAFWSLTVFPGDIVLLTDIIMYENLWCGEIMLQSTFASQLLNLGNCSALNPEEFYPIVDGGVLHSLLAYISSEFPHFGDIPQRQVQRLDSVQYMQLDQLQANTLVHSILKIINIVVLTESVYSYRGGSQRKIILTVEQNRDQHYRMVLWGAGAAWCPQLQRKKDHIWDFRYLLVQHSSVSGDFELHTTPWSSCECLFDDDKRAIEFKEKFQKSKASLMQMTKLSAHLEEKCSGVIQVKARILELKFTISTGQYKQLVFHADTSLECVLASLPMITYSGCAKCGLELQADENMIYKQCVRCLPYNKVKMFYRPALMTVEDGGYEIYVHVVSELMEKIFLNIPADWLNRLCPLQI from the exons atgtcaaaaagacctcaaattcatatttttgtgGGAGCACCCTGTATTCCAGGCCTGCTGGAGGTGTCAGAGCAAAGCAGCTCAGCACCTGCTGCTGAAAACTGGAGAGAACTCTGCTGTTTGTATGATACACATagtcttttttctgaaaaagtcaAAGATGCTGACCACTTAGTGTTTCAGGCAGAAAGCTCTGTAGTCACAGCACTTCCTACAAATGATGATGGCTCTCAACAGTCTGAACAGGGGAGATTAATGGATACAAAAGAATATTTGTCTCTTGTACCTGCGGCAGTAACTTGTACCAGCACACCTAAGACCACCGAAAGtttaatttattctgattttcaaaTACCTAAAGACAGATGCACACATGGAAATGTAAGCCAGGCTGCAGATCAACACCTTCCACAAAAATTTGCAGAATCAGCTAGGCAAGATAAACAATCACATGGCTGTTGTTCAGACctcactgaaagaaaagctaGTCATTTAGAAGTCAACAGCTCTGACATTTCTGATTTGGTTGCCAGTACTAAGCAGATTACCATACACCTAAGGCCTGTGGGACAAGGTGTTCAATCGGATTGTAGAAGTGATCAGCATGAACATCTAAGTCAATATCTGGATatgtttttccccccaaatcaAGAGTTAAAACCAAAAGGAGAACCAAGTGATTGTTCAGACTTTACAGTGTCAACAGATACTGAATTTCATAGTATAATGACATCAAGTCAGATGGCTGTTTTTGCACAAGATTGGAATGAGATGCAGAACAGAATCATAAAACTATCAGAAACAggcaaaaaacctgaagaacGGCAGTGTGATcacttccaatttttttctgatgttggAACATGTCTTAATGTGCCTGAAAATGAATGTAAGGAAGAGTATAAAAGTTCCCTTGAACTTTTCAGCTCTGAGAGTGATgggaaaaatgtttgctttgaagctgcaaaacaggaaggaagtgctcaggaaaatacagagaagtCTCAAGAACTTAATGTTCCTGGTGAGCAATTTGTAAATGAAATCTGTATTGAACCATTGAGCTCAGGAGTATTGTGCTCTCAAGTAGACAGTTGTCACAGGAGCTCTTCTAAAATAGCCCGGAAGTGTGAAGattcctttcatatttttcactCAGCATTCAAAAGACAGCTGAAATCAAAGAGAGCTAAACTGAATTCTTCTCCAGCTGATCCTGGGATGAAAGTGGATCAAGAGAGGATGACAGTGTTCAAGaaacttcaaaagaaattatcaCCACTTAAGAATTGCTGCAGTAAAAATCAAAAGTACAATGTTTTGGTCACAATAGTACATCCTTGTCATATCAAAGAAATACAGGTGAAGAGTAGACCAAAATCTTCACGTAAAGTTCCTGTAGCAACAATTGTAGTTATTGACCAGTCAGAAATTGAGAGAAAGGTGGTGCTGTGGCATGGTGCTGCGTTTTGGTCACTCACTGTGTTTCCTGGGGATATTGTACTGCTTACAG ataTAATAATGTATGAGAATCTTTGGTGTGGAGAAATCATGCTGCAATCTACATTTGCCAGTCAGTTACTGAATCTGGGGAACTGCTCAGCTCTCAATCCAGAAGAAT TTTATCCTATAGTGGATGGTGGTGTTCTCCATAGCTTACTGGCATACATATCATCAGAATTTCCACACTTTGGAGACATTCCACAAAGACAAGTTCAGAGGCTGGATAGTGTTCAGTATATGCAGCTAGACCAGCTCCAGGCAAATACATTGGTTCACTCTATCTTGAAAATTATCAACATTGTTGTATTAACAG AATCTGTGTATAGCTACAGAGGTGGcagccaaagaaaaattattctaacagtagaacagaacagagaTCAACACTATAGGATGGtgctgtggggagcaggagctgcctggtgCCCTcaacttcaaaggaaaaaag atCACATATGGGACTTTAGATACCTTCTGGTCCAACATAGTTCTGTCTCAGGTGACTTTGAACTGCACACAACTCCATGGTCATCCTGTGAGTGCTTGTTTGATGATGACAAAAGGGCAattgaatttaaagaaaagtttcagaaaagcaaagcatccCTCATGCAAATGACAAAGCTCTCAGCAcatttggaggaaaaatgctCAG GAGTGATTCAAGTGAAAGCCCGTATCTTAGAACTGAAGTTTACCATTTCAACTGGTCAATACAAGCAACTCGTCTTCCATGCTGACACTTCACTGGAGTGTGTTTTGGCTTCTCTGCCTATGATTACATATTCAGGTTGTGCTAAATGTGGTTTGGAACTACAGGCAGATGAGAACATGATCTACAAGCAATGTGTTCGATGTTTGCCATAcaacaaagtaaaaatgttCTACAG ACCTGCTTTGATGACAGTAGAAGATGGAGGATATGAAATCTATGTTCATGTGGTGTCTGAGTTGATGGAAAAAATCTTCCTAAATATTCCTGCAGACTGGCTGAACAGATTA TGCCCTCTTCAGATATGA